AGCCCTGATGCTGCGTTCCTCGACCGGGTTGCCGCCAGCATCGACAAGCTGCTGCCAACCATGGAGCGCGCCGAGATCATCGAAAAATCCATCAATGGCCGCGGGGCGCTGATTCAGGTGCGTGACATGCAGCAGGCCATGGACGTGGCCAACCGTATCGCTCCGGAGCACCTTGAGCTGTCGGTCGCCGATCCGCAGGCCTGGCTGCCGCAGATTCGCCACGCCGGCGCGATCTTCATGGGCCGCCACACCAGCGAGGCACTGGGCGACTACTGCGCAGGCCCCAACCATGTGTTGCCGACTTCCGGTACCGCACGTTTCTCGTCGCCGCTGGGGGTGTATGACTTCCAGAAGCGTTCGTCGATCATCTACTGCTCCGAGCAGGGCGCATCCGAACTCGGTCACACCGCCTCGGTGCTGGCCCGTGGCGAATCGCTGACCGCCCACGCACGCAGCGCCGAATACCGTATCCTGACCCAAGACAAGGGGAACTGAGCATGAGTCGATTCTGGAGCCCCTTCGTCAAGGACCTGGTGCCTTACGTGCCGGGCGAGCAGCCAAAGCTGGCGCGGCTGGTCAAGCTGAACACCAACGAGAACCCGTATGGCCCGTCGCCCAAGGCGCTGGACGCCATGCGCGGTGAGCTCAACGACAACCTGCGCCTGTACCCGGACCCGAACAGCGACCGGCTCAAGCAGGCAGTGGCCGAGTATTACGGTGTAACGCCCGCCCAGGTGTTCGTCGGCAATGGCTCGGACGAGGTGCTGGCGCATATCTTCCACGGTCTGTTCCAGCACGGCGGCCCGCTGCTGTTCCCCGACGTCAGCTATAGCTTCTACCCGGTGTACTGCGGCCTGTACGGCATTGCGTTCGAACAGGTGCCGCTGGACGAGCAGTTCCAGATCCGTGTCGAGGACTACAACAAGCCCAACGCCGGCATCATCTTCCCCAACCCTAACGCGCCGACCGGCTGCCTATTGCCGCTGCAGGCGATCGAGCACATGCTGCAGGCCAACCGCGACTCGGTGGTGGTGGTGGACGAAGCCTACATCGACTTTGGCGGTGAGACGGCCATCAGCCTGGTAGGGCGCTACGACAACCTGCTGGTCACCCAGACCCTGTCGAAGTCGCGCTCCCTGGCCGGCTTGCGCGTCGGCCTGGCGGTCGGCCATCCGGACCTGATCGAGGCGCTGGAGCGGATCAAGAACAGCTTCAACTCCTACCCGCTGGACCGCATGGCGATCGTCGGTGCGGCGGCGGCGTTCGAAGACCGTGCGTATTTCGATGAGACCTGCCGCAAGGTGATCGACAGCCGCGAGGCGTTGGTCGAGCAGTTGGTGGCCAAGGGGTTCGAAGTGCTGCCGTCGGCTGCCAACTTCATCTTCGCCCGCCATCCGCAGCAGGATGCCGCGCAACTGGCGGCGCGCCTGCGTGAACAGGGCGTGATCGTGCGCCACTTCAAGCAGCAGCGCATTGCCCAGTTCCTGCGTATCACCATCGGTACGCCGGAGATGAACCAGGCGCTGATCGACGCATTGGGCTGATTGCCATCGGGGCCGTACTGCGGCCCCTTTGTTCAATAGGCAACTCTCTCGTTGGCGGGCGGTTTACCGGCCGGTTCATTGCGTACCGCTGCCGCTGTGCCATTGAGCATCAGCAGGTAATCATTGACCTGTTCCATCCCGTCCGGATCTGTCCACTGCCCGTGAGCCGCTGGCACTTCTGTCAGCAGCTGCCCGTTCCTGTAGATCGTTACGCCTGCGCTGGAAGTGCTGTTCCATAACAGGCGCGCGCGGCTTTCGTCGGCCCTTGCCTTGCGCACCCCGGTTTCGCCCAGTAGCGGAGTGCCGTCGAGGTTCCATTGGGGCTGCAGATCGACCCCCATGTGCCGTAGCACGGTGGGCGCAACCGACGTTTGCGCGGCATGGCTGTACAGATTGTTGGGGCCTGGGTTGTCTTCTGGAATGCTGGGCTCGGTCAGCTCTTCGTTCAGCACCTTGTTGCTGGCGATGAACACGGTCTTTTCCTGCTCCGTCACGCCGCCATGTCCTTTGCCCCAGAAGTCGCGGCCATGGTCCGTGCTGACGATGACCAGCCAATCTTCCTGGGGATGTTCCTTCACGCGTACTTCGATCTTGTCCAGCAACCGCCCGATTCGGTTGTCGGTTTCGCGCAGCGCGAACTGATAGCGCTCGCCGAAACCGCTGCTATGGCCAACCTGGTCAGGCTCATCGAGCTGGATGAAGGTGAAGTCGGCAGATTGCCTGTCGAGAATTTCCAGGGTGCGCTCGACGACCTGATCATCCGACAAGCCGCTTTCACGCACATCATTGCCCTGTGCGTCTTCGAGCAAGAACGAGGTGTTGATGGGAGGCCAGTTCACCACGCTGGCCAGGTAGGCATTCGGCAACGCCTGTCGCAGCCTTTTGAACAGGCTGGGGAATGCAGGATCGACCCGTAGTGACTCGGCATTGGAGGTAACGCCATGCTTGTTCGCCCACACGCCGGTCAGCAAGGTGATCCAGCCGGGGCCGCTGACGGTCGCTTGTTCGCTGGCCCGGCCGTTGATGCCGCCAGCGTATGCCTTGGCGTAGTGCAAGCGGCGCTTGAGCTGGGTGTCGTCACCCAACGCTTCGTAGTGCTGCAGTTGAACGCCATCGATACCGATGAACAGAGTCTTGGGCTGCGACACCTGAGATCCTGCGCCGCAGCCTGATAGCAGCAGGCATGCCAGCAGTAGCGAGTCGGTCATGCGCATGAGGTGGCATCCCTGATCCTTTTGTCGGAAGCGTTGCAACAAAATGCGGCATTCACAACTGGTAAAAATGTCAGTTGCATTGAAGACCCGAGAGTGTTCGAGTAAGCTTCGAAAATTCATCGGATGATTGGTTGAGTACCATGAGTAGCGAATTGCCTCGGCGCTCCCTGGTCGAGCTCGCCGTCGAGCGGATGCGCGAACGCATCCTCCAGGGCGACTGGGCCGTTGGGGAGCGCTTGCCGACCGAGCCTGTGCTGGCAGTGGAAATGGGCATCAGCCGCAACACCGTGCGGGAAGCCATGCGCGTGTTGGCATTCAGCGGCCTGGTAGAGATTCGTCAGGGAGATGGTAGCTACCTGCGCACCTGCCAGGACCCCTTGCAAGCCGTGCTGGCCATGTCCCGCTGTACGCCTGAGCAGGCCCGGGAGACCCGGCACATTCTCGAAAGCGAAGCCATCGGGCTTGCGGCGCTGCGGCGCACCGACGAGGACTTGCGAGGCTTGCACGAAGCCCTTCAAGCCAGCGCAGCGCACTTTCACGGCGACATCAATGCATATGTCAGCTGCGACCTGGTATTTCACCAGCGCCTGATCGATGCCGCACATAACCCGGCCCTGAGCGAGTTGTACCGTTATTTCTCGGGCGTAGTCAGCGCGGCCTTGCAGCGCAACATGGCCACGGTGCCCCGCTGCCAGGCGACTTTCGACCTGCATGGGCAGATCCTCGTCGCCATCGAACAACGCGATCCGGAGCAGGCCAAGCGCCTGAGCCGCACCCTCATCGAATCCTGAACACGAGAAGGCCATGGCTGAACCTGTCACCCGCGAGCGAGAGCTCGATGAACTGCTGATCGACGCCGAAGCCGACGACGCCCAGGTACAGCAACAGGCTGTCGTGCTGCGACGGCCATGGCTCTTGTTGCTTGGGCTGGTGCTGGTGGCGCTGAACCTGCGCCCAG
The Pseudomonas sp. KU43P genome window above contains:
- the hisC gene encoding histidinol-phosphate transaminase — translated: MSRFWSPFVKDLVPYVPGEQPKLARLVKLNTNENPYGPSPKALDAMRGELNDNLRLYPDPNSDRLKQAVAEYYGVTPAQVFVGNGSDEVLAHIFHGLFQHGGPLLFPDVSYSFYPVYCGLYGIAFEQVPLDEQFQIRVEDYNKPNAGIIFPNPNAPTGCLLPLQAIEHMLQANRDSVVVVDEAYIDFGGETAISLVGRYDNLLVTQTLSKSRSLAGLRVGLAVGHPDLIEALERIKNSFNSYPLDRMAIVGAAAAFEDRAYFDETCRKVIDSREALVEQLVAKGFEVLPSAANFIFARHPQQDAAQLAARLREQGVIVRHFKQQRIAQFLRITIGTPEMNQALIDALG
- a CDS encoding alkaline phosphatase family protein, whose amino-acid sequence is MRMTDSLLLACLLLSGCGAGSQVSQPKTLFIGIDGVQLQHYEALGDDTQLKRRLHYAKAYAGGINGRASEQATVSGPGWITLLTGVWANKHGVTSNAESLRVDPAFPSLFKRLRQALPNAYLASVVNWPPINTSFLLEDAQGNDVRESGLSDDQVVERTLEILDRQSADFTFIQLDEPDQVGHSSGFGERYQFALRETDNRIGRLLDKIEVRVKEHPQEDWLVIVSTDHGRDFWGKGHGGVTEQEKTVFIASNKVLNEELTEPSIPEDNPGPNNLYSHAAQTSVAPTVLRHMGVDLQPQWNLDGTPLLGETGVRKARADESRARLLWNSTSSAGVTIYRNGQLLTEVPAAHGQWTDPDGMEQVNDYLLMLNGTAAAVRNEPAGKPPANERVAY
- a CDS encoding FadR/GntR family transcriptional regulator gives rise to the protein MSSELPRRSLVELAVERMRERILQGDWAVGERLPTEPVLAVEMGISRNTVREAMRVLAFSGLVEIRQGDGSYLRTCQDPLQAVLAMSRCTPEQARETRHILESEAIGLAALRRTDEDLRGLHEALQASAAHFHGDINAYVSCDLVFHQRLIDAAHNPALSELYRYFSGVVSAALQRNMATVPRCQATFDLHGQILVAIEQRDPEQAKRLSRTLIES